DNA sequence from the Lonchura striata isolate bLonStr1 chromosome 7, bLonStr1.mat, whole genome shotgun sequence genome:
TTAATACAATTTTAACTTTACTTAATCCTAGTGGTGGTCCTAGTAGTCCTACAATCAGAAGTGGAAAAGTGCATGCCATTGACTGAAAATTGAACATCCCAGAGTTTGGCTTGTCAGGTATGCTAGGTGGTCCAGAATATCCACAAGTACTAGTAAATACATGTTAAATAGTGGTAGTTTCTAAAAGCACAACTAGAATTTATAGTTAGTATAGGGTGGattaagcttttaaaataagttcacaaatgtttcagaaaacagcttttgaAATAAATGCTTGCTAGCCTTGGGAAACCCTGCCTTTCTACAAATCAGAGGATGCTGTACAGCCATCTCGTTCAGATTTAGGAAATAAATTTGGTGCCCAAATGCTGAACCTGTCTGCCCTTCAGGCCAAGACTGCTGTTTCCAAAcctggctgctgtcagcagggctgtggaagGTGGCAGCTTCAGGCAGGGTGGCAAACATTTCTCAGTGTCTCAGCAGGGCACCtgcagctgtggaataacaAAGTCCTTAACTCTCTTCCCTGGGAGCCCACAGGGGAAAAGCCCAAAGTTGGGAAGGTGGTGGAACATTTCTGCTCTGGTGCATATTCATTAGACTAACACTGAAAGTAGCTGCTTTCTTTCATACACACCTGCAAATAGCTTTAATTTTGTGACCCTCTGGAGATTAGCAGGATAGAATAAAAAACTTACCATGGCTTTAAATGTTTGGTGATGGTGGGCTGTGCGTCCAGCTTCATTCTCAGGCTGATGTTAATCACTGTAAATTTCTTAAACTTTACTGGAAGATGATGAGTGGAAAATTACTATATGAGTTGATGTTTGTGATCCTGTTTCCTTGTGCTCGTGGCAGAGTTAATTTCACAACAGGAGTCATGCAAGGCTGAAGACTGGGCAGGTGAGCTGATAGGTGAAGGCAGATACTGGTGAGCTGTAAAGTGTTTGTGAGTAAGAATGGAGTTTGAAAGTGAAGCAGTGCCACATGGACTCCTGAGTCCTCATTTCCCTTTTATGTACCTGTTTCCACTGGGTTAATAGTGGAATGTAAGGAGTCTACTTAGACCTCACATGATACGAGATTCGGTAGCTTATATTTTGGCTGTGCTCTCCAGAAATAAAGGCGCTTGTTAACAGCTTGTAGATCTCCTTACATGCCAAAGAGATGCATGGATAAAAAGGACTTTGCTCACAAAAGTTTTTCTTTGCATATGTTGAGATAATTTTATAGATCTTGGAAACAGGGTCCTATTTAGTATGCATTTTGAAGAAGAATTTAAATACTTCTGGAGTGAGTAATTGAGTCTACCTGTGGAGGTGGACCCCTTCAGGCACCAGGCTGTTCAAGCAGAaaggtgtcttggtttgacaccAACCTTGCTACATTAATTTTCCTAATACCTAAAAGACAAGCAGCTTAAGTGTGCAGAGAATAACAGCAAGAATGATTCACAGGCCCTGACATCAAGCAGAGGGCTGAAAGAAGGCCAGGATGACCCATTCCTTGTCACAGAGCAGGTGGTGAGACCATGTGCCCAAAATAAACCTGTAATTAAATTTAAGCCAGTGCAGGAATGTTGTGCATGGCAAGTTGCTGCTCTGGAATTACAGTGATTTGCACAGCTACAAGGTCCCAAGCAGCCCCTTTGCTGGCCCCCAGGTTCACACGAGCTGTGAGCACACCTTCCCTCCCCTCTTACCTTCCATACTTTGGCTgttctgtctctctgtcatGCAGAGGGTGAGGGGAGCTGATCTGGCTCTAGAGCTGGACGTGTCCTTGCTCAGGTTTCTGTCACCCAGCTGGGACTAACACTGTGAATGAGTGTGGCTCAGAGTCAGGAATTTGGCTTTATGGAGGCACCACCAGATGCTCAGCCAGCCTTTGCACCATGTCACAGAGTTGATGCAGAGCCTTCATGCCTAAGCTATGTTGAAGTCAACTGccctggagagaggaaaaatccAAATCAGGCATCTGTGAGTGTGCAGCCATACTGCACAACTGTGAATCTAAACCTGGGGAATCCTCACCTTCAGTAGGTGAACAGACTCAAGCAAAGCCTAGAAAGATTTCTCTTAATCCTTTGGCTTAAACTGGATGGTGGAGACTGAGCAGCTTCTGCAGTGAGTGCCAAGTCACTGGGCATCCACCAGCCTTGGCCCTGTGGGAATCCCAATGAGGGTCTGACAAGCAGCTCTGCGGTGCCCAAAATTAGTTGTGTCTGAATCCCATCACAATATAGCCTAAAAAAATTTGCCATGTCATGGCTCTGATGATTTTCCCTAAATCACATAGACCTAGTAATTTTCCTGTTGTCTCCTGTGTGTTTTATTCCACACACATCCCATGTGACAGGGGATCTTGATGTTCTTGTGCTCCTTGAGCCAGGAAAGGGATTAGGAATTGCTGAACAGGTGGCTTCTGGTCACCACTTTTGAGGTGCATGAAGGATAGAGACCTGCTGGCTGAAGTTTTCCAGTGGGGTATGTAAGAAGGGGGCTCTGTGccaccccagcagcactgctcgTGTCTTCTTTCAGGGCATTGTTGGGGGTGAGAGTGGCCAAAGCAACGTGGGCCGAGCAACAGCAGAGAGTCCATATGGGGAGTTTTGGTGAGGGAAACTTGCAGAAAGGGATCAAAATACTCACAAAGCAGAGGTTCATGGGTAAAGGTTTTGTGGCTGCAAGTCACCTTAGATATGTGGCCAAGAACTCTAATTTTTGGTCTTGTAATAAATCAGCAGGAGCTCATAGGCGCAGTATTAAAACACTCAGTGGGCAATGattaacaaacagaaaaaatagcCTCTGCTTTTATTATACAATTTCCTCTTCATGGCTGGCATTTGTTTAAAAGACAAATCAGACTGGGAAAGagggtattttattttttcatgctgCATTATCTAAGTTTACTAGCTACAAAGGAAGACAGAAGTTATAGGGAAGCATATTCCAGAGAGCAGCAAGGGAAGCACTAAAACTGGCAGACAATAAGGAGATTCTTGCTGCACTTTTTGTCATTCCAAGTGCCATCAGTGTACATCTCCACACATTCCTCCTCCCCTTTGCCAGAAGGTTCATTTGGATACCAGTTAGTATAGCTCAGCTGAGCACCATTCAGGAACTGGAATCTTCCTGGAACAAGGGATTGTTTTATCCCCAGGTAGGCGTAGgtgttaaaatatttcacaaagtaCAGAATGGCATCATTCTCGCCAGGGCTCTTTGGAGCAGCAATAGAGCCTCCAGCCTCTTTACATTTTTCCACTGTAGCATCGAAATTGGCTGTTTTTCCATTGGTAGCAAAGATTTTTCCTCCAGACTCTGTTATCATCTTGTTCAAATGAAGGactgcaggaggagggaaaagcTGTTAAATATTTGTGCATTGTTCTGTGCTTATTTTGCTGTCAATGTTAACTCTTGCTATTTTGCTCCATAACTATAGATTAGACCAGGAAAAGATAAAGGAAAGGAGAACCTGAAATCATAAAAATGAGGAGGGGATGAATAGGAAGAAACACACAGATGATGAAACAGGAGAATCACATAAGAatttggaggaggaaaggaaatgaagaattttttttctaaaaaaagcaTATGATTTTCTCTGAGACTCTATAAGGCTCTGAGGTGATTTGCAGTATACCAATGTTCTTGAGTGAGTGTGATCTTAGATTTGATCTGATCATGATTGTCTTAGTATGTTTTTAGTGTTCTGTTGTCTATTGGGGGCACGAGGTGtgcatggagcagctctgcataGGCAGGGATTTTACTCTGGCACATTCCTGCCTTGCTTGCATTCATGATTCAGAACTGTAACCCAGGTGTCTCCCACTAGTTATGAAAATCTAATTCCCACTCCCCCACCCCCATTTGAAAGTTTTCACTCGTTGATATACCAATAAAGAAGATATAAAAGGAAAGGAATGCaataaaactgcagaaaattcTGCCTTTTTCCTAAGAAGCAATTTTTGCCCACCTGATCTATTCCCACTAACCCAGtagcagcagaaaataaaggCAGATAAAATACCTCCTTCCAGTCTGGAAATCCGATGTTCTAATTGATGGATAGCATCCCCATGTTCATTACAAGCCAGTTGTGTGAGATCTGTGAACAAAACCAGCTCTTAACCACTTTGCTTTACAATGCCAGCCTTGGCTTTCAAATAAAGCAGAGCTCATCATCTTACTTCATAGAAGGAAATTCATATTAAGTCCTGATTATCTTATTTCAAGTAGATCACATATCAGATTATGGTAGATAGCACTGAGTTTTCAAAGCATAAAAATAGAACACACcagataaaaatggaaataactTCATGTACCTGGTATTTGTTGTTCATTGTTGCTCCTATCTCCATAAAAAGGCTTGAAAGAGAACTTTGAAAGAAATCCTGCAGGTTTACCCTGAGCACAGAATGGGAGCAGGAAAATAGCTACTGCTAAGATTTTGTGCAGCTGTGGAGACAGCATCATTTAAAGCTAAAGGTAAACCAGACTGGTTTTGTCTCCAGTGTAGAGtcctgcattttaaaaagagagaatgTTTTAGAATTTTTCTGGGTGTGAAGTCTTACACATATTATGCTTTGCCTGCAGTGACATGAATACCATTCATGTAgttgcaaaattatttcagacaATTAAGATATTTTCCCAAAAGACAGTCTGCTAAGTCTATGAAAGTCTACAGagcaaaaacccaaaacatcccTTCAAAGGTCTTTCCTGTACATCAGATACCATTATATGCCATTTTCCCCCCATGCAAAAACTTATAGTTTCATTTTACAGGAGACCATTAGACACATGCTGCTTTAGCAAGAGAATGTTTAAGACAAAATGGAACATGCTGTCTTTTTCAATTGGTTTAAGAGCAAAACAACTGCCAATACTTATTCTTCTACTGCAGCATCTATTTTTTAGCATCTTGGTCACCACAGGTGACATGGTCTATAAAAAGAGGTGAAATTATTAATAAAGACATTGATATACAGATCAAAATTGGAAAGTTTTATGATACAGTTTAATAGATTCATCATAGTTGAAGCAACAACCTATCTAAAGATGTTCAACTTACCTAGCAGCTCCAGTGTGAACTAAGAGAGTCATTAAATGGTCCAATTTATAGGGCATGTAACTTGAGATTTGTCTTCTTATCTACAGAGAGCACAAAGAATATATCATATGATATGAATTGGCATGTAAATGGAAAGTTAATGAACTTTAACTTGAATGATAGGGGGAAAGTTTTTTTCAAGAGGTAAA
Encoded proteins:
- the LOC110468634 gene encoding pulmonary surfactant-associated protein A, with the protein product MLSPQLHKILAVAIFLLPFCAQDLTQLACNEHGDAIHQLEHRISRLEGVLHLNKMITESGGKIFATNGKTANFDATVEKCKEAGGSIAAPKSPGENDAILYFVKYFNTYAYLGIKQSLVPGRFQFLNGAQLSYTNWYPNEPSGKGEEECVEMYTDGTWNDKKCSKNLLIVCQF